ATTTCTAGTAACGGCGTACTCGTGCGCGTTGCCATGTCAAAAACGCAAATATTCTCGCCAAGCTGACTTAAATCTAACTTTAACTCGGCGCTATCAGTGGCAATGGAGCCAAGTGGGGTTGCGTTAATGATTAACGTGAAATCCGCTAAACTGACATTTGGCAGCTCGTCACTACGTAAGTGTATGACATTTTGGCCAGAAAAATCTTTGGCGAGCAACTCTGCGCGATGGTCGGTTCTGTTAGCTAGGCTTACAGATGTTGCCCCTAATTCGCCGGCGGCATAGATAGCAGCTCTCGCAGCACCGCCGGCACCAAGAATTAGCACATTCTTGCCGCTCAGGTCATCGACATGCGCCTCCCTAAGTGCCTGTGTGATGCCAAAGACATCAGTGTTGAAGCCAGTAAGAGTGGCACCACTGTTAACTACCGTGTTGATAGCGCCTACTTTTTGTGCTGGGCCTTCTACTTCGTCTACTAGCGAAAAAGCTATTTCCTTGTGTGGGATTGTAAGGCTTAAACCCCGGATTCCCAATCTTCGCATGGCTTCAATAACAAATGCAGTGTCTGTAGTGTTAAAGGCTACGTAGGAAAACGGCAAGTTAAGCGCACGAAACGCGGCATTGTGCATCGCCTGGCTTAGTTTGCTAGGGTTTTTTCCCGCAAGAGCGCATAAATGCGGAAAGCACAATCTGTCCCAAACAAAGCTCACTGCGGTTGGACCAGTCCTATTGGGACGATTTGGCCAATCGGAGCCTGAACGCTTTGCACTATTAGTTCGTTTTTTATTGAAGTCTTAATTTTCTCGATTCCACTATTTAGCGAATCCGAAAGAGCAAGCACTGTTTCAATATAGGGTTCCGAGTGGTTATAATGCCAAATGACAGCGTGCTTGCTAGGAGTGTCTAAATCTAGTTTCGTCCAACCATGTTGATTGAGGTAATTTGCAACGGAAAATATTGCATCTGGAGCCGAGAATAAATCTATTGCCTCATCGCTGTTCCCATCGACTCCATACGCAAAATGATGTCCGGGCAAGAATTGCGGCATCCCTAAAGCGCCACTGCCAGAACCTCGAATTTCAAGCGGATGGATGGCCCTTTGCTCGGCTAGCTCAATTAGCGCTATGGCGTGAGGCAAAAAAGTCTCCTCCAGCCACTTAGCTCGCTGGCTCACTTGCTCCAGTGTTGCCGAGGATCTCGCACTCTGTGCGCGCTTAAAATTTCTAAAAACATTATCCGGCGACGCTGCGTCGGCAAGCCTTAAAAGACTAGGCAAAACTCGCGCCTTCCCAGTAAAGCTACCGCAATTCGTTTCTACCTGGAGGATGGCTAGGATCACGCCTTCCGGAACCTGAAATTCGTAGCTCGCACGAAAAAAGTAATAGAAATTTTTCTTGTAAAACCTCAGAGCATTTAGGCGTGTCCTTTCTGTATTGTGGCCACGATATAGGTTGCGAGGCTCTCTTGGCGCAAGACTAAAAAAAATAGGGGCATTCTTCGGCATGCGAAAATCCGACAACAGTTCGCTTACTATTTGAGGACTGGCCCCGCCCTCAATCAGGCGATTGGCTATGTAGCTCCATCCTTTGAGCTTTCGATCGTTAAGCGAAATTTTTATGGGCAGTGGCTCAAAAGGGCTAAAGTAGTAGGGCTTGGCGCCTAAAAATAACTCATTTCTGGTAGAAGTCGGCAACAGGGCTTGAAATCCAAGTGCATTTTCAATCACGCTAACATTAGCATCCCTCGAATCCACTGCCCACGCGTTAACGGCGCTCGAAAATAAAATGAGCAATACCACAGAGGCATTTCGAAATAATCCTAACAACTCCCCTTTAGCCCCGTTTACAATGCGCCGACAAACGAACGATCCACAAGGGGCCTACATAAGAGAACGCCCCTCATAATAGAAATTATACGTTATTTAGCTTCGCATTGTCGAACAAAATCTTGGTCTATCGCACGTGCCGAGTGGCACGGCCAAACTGCCCAGCTTTCCTAGTCGCGATGACTACCGAAAAAACGAAGGAGCATTATAAATAGGTTAATAAAGTCCAAATAAAGCGACAGAGCTCCAAGTATGGCGTATCGCCTAAAATCATCCGTGCCCTCTTCTACATAAGTGCTCATGTTCTTTATCTTATTTACATCCCAGGCAGTAAGGCCAGTAAAAACGATAACGCCTGCTACAGACATTACAAAGCCAACAGCAGTGCTTTGCAGAAACATGTTTACAAGGCTAGCGATTATTATTCCCCAAAGGCCCATGTATAGAAAACTACCCAAGCTCGAAAGATCTCTCCTGGTGACATAGCCAAACACAGCCATCGACCCAAAAACCGCTGAGGTAATCATAAAAGTAGACGCTAATGATTCTCTCGTGTAGATAAAGGCAAGTGGAGCTAAAGTAACGCCGTTTAGCGCAGAATATATCAAGAAAACCGACGTCGCCTTGACGGCAGACATTTTCATCACTCTGGCGCTTAACCAAACTACCAATCCGACTTCCGCAAACGCTAGAATCAGAAATAATCCCGGTTTCCCCAGAATAGACTGTGTTACAGCAGGCGTATTTAAGACATACATGGCAACTATTCCGCTTAAGAATAAGCCTGCAGTCATCCAACCAAATACAGAACGCACCAAAGCAGATTGTGCATCGGAAACGGCATAAGCCGGACGCATAGTGACCTGAAAATCTTTCATTTTCTTACCCTCTAAGTTCAACAAAACTAAAAAACTTAACAGTTTCTAATCATGTTAATAACTATTTTAAGCTTATGCAATCTTTGATGTTATAATATTTAAAATTATAGGCGTCTGGAAACTCACCGGCTTCTAGGGAGGTTAAAACCTCCTGCAAGCTGCGTTCAAGTGTCCAAGCAGGCGAAAAATCGAGAATTTTATTGGCCTTGCTGCAACTCAAGTAGTAGTCAGACATGTCGACTTCTGCCTCTTCAAAAAGCACATTTATCTCAGGTTTAAGAGTTTTTACTATGTTTGCCAGATGCTTAATTTGAACGCTCTGGCCATGCGATCCAATGTTAAATACTTCGCCACTAATTAAATTCGCATGGGCTTTTATGCAGCTCGTAAACGCTCGCGCTACATCGTCGACATGTACAAATGAGCGATACTGGTTCCCACCTTCTACTCGAATTTCATTCTTGAAGAAGGCATCTCGAATAAACGTATTTGCGACCAAATCAAAGCGCATACGCGGAGAATAGCCGTGACAAGTGCTGATTCTCAGAGCAGTTGTGTGAAAATAACGACTGTCTGCATTAATTACTCTTTCTTCCATTCGCAGTTTTAGTCGTGAATATAAGCTCACTGGTTCGGGCGTTGTGGTCTCGTATATTACGCCAGACTGTAAGCCGTATACACTATCTGTAGAGGCAAATATAAAGCGGCTAGCTCCGTGCTCGAGTGCGGCGTCGAGTACCACCGAAGAAGCTAAAAAGTTAATATCGCGCATGTCGGCGCGCTCGACTGGCTCCTTGCGACGGCCGATTATGGCTGCCAATAATACTACTACGTCAGCACCTTTTGTGGCCGAAGAGAGTGCGTGTGTGTCGCAGATATCGGCGCTTACGATTTCTAGCTGAGGGTTGCTGGCTATCTCTCGAATACCGCTGTTGCCGAATAAAAAATTATCGACGATTCTAACGCGGAAATTTTCTAGCAGGAGCCGTCTTGCTAGAACCGAACCAATATAACCAGCGCCTCCAAAAAGGACTACTAATGGGGCAAGCATACATTAAAGCCTTACTATTTCTTTTTCTTCACTATCTTAGTTTTTTCTTGAGCATCTTCCACTGCAAAGCCCAGCAATTCTATTTTCCTGCGCAGTTCGTCTGCCAAATCCCAAAGCCTATTTTTTCTAGCCTCGTCTCTTTGATTTACTAGTTCAGCTATCTCATGCGGGATCTCGATTGGTTGGGCGCGCCAGCTTTTTACGTCCAAGCCGAGCACCAAGTCGAAGTTCTCTATAAGCGACAATTTTTCGGCTGCGCTTAAGGTTTTTGAATTTACTACTTGATGCAGAACCGACATGGCTTTAGGTAAGCCCAGATCGCAATAAACGGCCTCACAGAAAAGTGTTTTTAGTTGAGCAAATTCATTGCTTTCGCTAGCTGGCTCGATAGGTTGCCCCGTTTCTGCGACTTCCTCTCGCAAAGCTAGAACTGTTGATTTTAACTTTTCTAAAGCGTAGCTCGCGTTCTTAAGGCTTTCCAGGCTAAACGAAAGCTCATTTCGGTAAATTCCTCCTAAAGCTAGCAATCTAAAGGACATGGGGCAGAACCCCTGTTCTACTAACTCGCCTAGCGTTAGAAAACTTCCCTTAGACTTTGACATCTTTTCCTGCCCCATCAGAAGAAATCCACCGTGCATCCAAATATTCGCAAGTGGCTTCTGTGTGGCGCCTTCGCTTTGAGCAATCTCATTAGTGTGATGAACTGGAATGTGGTCGATCCCACCGCAGTGAATGTCAAAAGTCTCGCCGCAGTACTTCATTGACATGGCGCTACACTCTATATGCCAGCCAGGATAGCCTAGGCCCCAGGGGGAATCCCAGAGAAGTTCCTGGTTCTCGAATTTGGATTTGGTAAACCAAAGGGCAAAGTCCAATGGGCTTCGTTTGTTTGGATCCACTTCGATGCGCGCGCCGGCCTGAAGTTTGGCCAAATCTAAGCCCGCAAGTTTGCCGTACGTTGAGAATTTTGAAACGTCAAAATACACATTGCCACCCGCCTGATAGGCCATGCCGTTAGCTTCCAAGCGCCGAATTAGTTCAATCATTTCAGCAATGTGCTCAGTTGCCTTACATATGACAGAAGGCCTGCTAATATTTAGCAATCTACAGTCATTTAAAAACACGGCCGTGTAATACTCAGCAATCTCGTGCGAAGTCTTGCGCTCTCGCTTCGCGGCAAGGAGCATCTTGTCCTCGCCCTCGTCGGCATCTGATACTAAATGCCCAACATCCGTTATGTTCATGACGTGAAGCACTTCGTAGCCGGCATATCTAAGAACCCGAACTAAAACATCCTCGAAAATATATGTTCTTAGATTCCCTATATGCTGGTAATTATAGACTGTAGGCCCACAACAATAGATCCTGACTTTGTTTGCTTCTAACGGTGCTAATGCCTCGATTTGTTTAGATAAAGAGTTATAGAAAGCAATCTTAGGGAGAGCGAATTTGTTGTTCATTATGCCCTGTTTTGTCTCACTATGGCGATTAATGTACTGCCTGGTGCAAAAATGGTACTTTGCCGACAGGCCATTTTTACTCTTAAGGACAGCGCTTTTGCAATAGTTGCTAAGTGGCCTTCTGCGTGTTTCTTATTGTTGCTAACTCCATTTGCATTGTTTTGCATCATCGGCAACTTTATGATCATCTTTAATGAGAATGGTGAGAAGAGATATTGAAAAAACTACGAAATTCTTAGATAAATAACTTGAGAGATATAGAGTGTAGGTCGATTTAATAATTTTTAGGAG
This sequence is a window from Deltaproteobacteria bacterium. Protein-coding genes within it:
- a CDS encoding cysteine--tRNA ligase; protein product: MNNKFALPKIAFYNSLSKQIEALAPLEANKVRIYCCGPTVYNYQHIGNLRTYIFEDVLVRVLRYAGYEVLHVMNITDVGHLVSDADEGEDKMLLAAKRERKTSHEIAEYYTAVFLNDCRLLNISRPSVICKATEHIAEMIELIRRLEANGMAYQAGGNVYFDVSKFSTYGKLAGLDLAKLQAGARIEVDPNKRSPLDFALWFTKSKFENQELLWDSPWGLGYPGWHIECSAMSMKYCGETFDIHCGGIDHIPVHHTNEIAQSEGATQKPLANIWMHGGFLLMGQEKMSKSKGSFLTLGELVEQGFCPMSFRLLALGGIYRNELSFSLESLKNASYALEKLKSTVLALREEVAETGQPIEPASESNEFAQLKTLFCEAVYCDLGLPKAMSVLHQVVNSKTLSAAEKLSLIENFDLVLGLDVKSWRAQPIEIPHEIAELVNQRDEARKNRLWDLADELRRKIELLGFAVEDAQEKTKIVKKKK
- a CDS encoding lytic murein transglycosylase, whose amino-acid sequence is MLGLFRNASVVLLILFSSAVNAWAVDSRDANVSVIENALGFQALLPTSTRNELFLGAKPYYFSPFEPLPIKISLNDRKLKGWSYIANRLIEGGASPQIVSELLSDFRMPKNAPIFFSLAPREPRNLYRGHNTERTRLNALRFYKKNFYYFFRASYEFQVPEGVILAILQVETNCGSFTGKARVLPSLLRLADAASPDNVFRNFKRAQSARSSATLEQVSQRAKWLEETFLPHAIALIELAEQRAIHPLEIRGSGSGALGMPQFLPGHHFAYGVDGNSDEAIDLFSAPDAIFSVANYLNQHGWTKLDLDTPSKHAVIWHYNHSEPYIETVLALSDSLNSGIEKIKTSIKNELIVQSVQAPIGQIVPIGLVQPQ
- a CDS encoding Bax inhibitor-1/YccA family protein, which codes for MKDFQVTMRPAYAVSDAQSALVRSVFGWMTAGLFLSGIVAMYVLNTPAVTQSILGKPGLFLILAFAEVGLVVWLSARVMKMSAVKATSVFLIYSALNGVTLAPLAFIYTRESLASTFMITSAVFGSMAVFGYVTRRDLSSLGSFLYMGLWGIIIASLVNMFLQSTAVGFVMSVAGVIVFTGLTAWDVNKIKNMSTYVEEGTDDFRRYAILGALSLYLDFINLFIMLLRFFGSHRD
- a CDS encoding NAD(P)-dependent oxidoreductase translates to MLAPLVVLFGGAGYIGSVLARRLLLENFRVRIVDNFLFGNSGIREIASNPQLEIVSADICDTHALSSATKGADVVVLLAAIIGRRKEPVERADMRDINFLASSVVLDAALEHGASRFIFASTDSVYGLQSGVIYETTTPEPVSLYSRLKLRMEERVINADSRYFHTTALRISTCHGYSPRMRFDLVANTFIRDAFFKNEIRVEGGNQYRSFVHVDDVARAFTSCIKAHANLISGEVFNIGSHGQSVQIKHLANIVKTLKPEINVLFEEAEVDMSDYYLSCSKANKILDFSPAWTLERSLQEVLTSLEAGEFPDAYNFKYYNIKDCISLK